TTTGTGTTtgtctttgttgtttctttgatGTGGCCTCTAGGATGCTGCTGGCAAGGTGCTGGACCGCTGGGCCATCATGTCTCGAGAAGAGGAAATCATCACCCTTCAGCAGTTTCTGCGGTTTGGAGAAACCAAATCCATTGTGGAGCTGATGGCAATTCAGGAGAAAGAAGGGCAGGCTGTGGCTGTACCATCTTCAAAGACAGACTCAGATATAAGGACTTTCATTGAGAGCAATAATCGCACCAGGAGTCCCAGCCTCCTTGCTCACTTAGAGAACAGCAATCCTTCCAGCATTCATCACTTCGAAAACATCCCAAACAGCCTTGCATTTCTGCTTCCATTCCAGTACATAAACCCTGTCTCAGCACCACTGCTAGGGTTGCCTCCAAATGGGCTACTGTTAGAGCAACCAGGGTTGAGGCTGCGGGAACCCAGCCTTTCAACTCAGAATGAATATAATGAGAGCAGCGAATCCGAAGTTTCTCCCACACCTTATAAGAATGATCAAACACCCAACAGAAATGCCCTGACCAGCATTACTAATGTGGAGCCTAAAACCGAGCCAGCCTGTGTCTCTCCCATTCAGAATTCTGCCCCAGTCAGTGATCTAACCAAAACTGAACACCCAAAAAGCTCATTCCGGATTCATCGGATGAGAAGGATGGGGTCAGCCTCTAGGAAAGGAAGAGTGTTCTGTAATGCATGTGGGAAGACATTCTATGACAAAGGTACTCTCAAAATTCATTACAATGCTGTTCACCTGAAGATCAAACATCGATGCACCATTGAAGGTTGCAACATGGTCTTTAGCTCCCTCCGAAGTCGTAATCGCCACAGTGCAAACCCCAATCCTCGCCTTCACATGCCTATGCTAAGGAATAACCGAGATAAAGATTTAATTCGGGCCACCTCAGGAGCTGCCACCCCTGTCATAGCAAGTACAAAATCAAATCTGGCACTCACAAGTCCTGGCCGCCCCCCAATGGGTTTTACCACTCCCCCTCTAGACCCTGTCTTGCAAAATCCTCTCCCTAGCCAGCTGGTATTTTCTGGGCTAAAGACTGTACAACCAGTTCCTCCATTTTATAGAAGTTTACTTACTCCAGGGGAAATGGTGAGTCCTCCAACCTCCCTCCCAACCAGTCCCATCATTCCAACCAGTGGTACCTTAGAGCAGCACCCCCCGCCACCCTCTGAGCCAGTAGTGCCAGCAGTGATGATGGCCACCCATGAGCCCAGTGCTGACCTGGCACCCAAGAaaaagcccaggaagtcaagcaTGCCTGTGAAGATTGAGAAGGAAATTATTGATACCGCCGATGAatttgatgatgaagatgatgaccCCAATGATGGTGGAGCTGTGGTCAGTGACATGAGCCATGACAATCATTGTCACTCCCAAGAGGAGATGAGCCCAGGCATGTCTGTGAAGGACTTTTCTAAGCATAACAGGACCCGGTGCATTTCAAGGACTGAAATAAGGAGGGCCGACAGCATGACTTCTGAAGACCAAGAGCCTGAGCGGGACTATGAGAACGAGTCTGAGTCTTCGGAGCCCAAACTGGGTGAGGAATCCATGGAAGGGGACGAGCACATTCACAGTGAAGTGAGTGAAAAAGTCCTGATGAATAGTGAGAGGCCTGATGAGAACCACAGTGAGCCCTCTCACCAGGACGTCATCAAGGTAAAGGAAGAATTTACAGACCCCACTTACGACATGTTTTACATGAGCCAGTATGGACTGTACAATGGTGGGGGTGCCAGCATGGCCGCCTTGCATGAGAGCTTTACATCGTCTCTGAATTATGGCAGCCCTCAAAAGTTCTCCCCAGAAGGTGACCTGTGTTCTAGCCCAGACCCCAAAATCTGTTATGTGTGCAAGAAGAGTTTCAAAAGCTCCTACAGTGTGAAACTTCACTACAGGAACGTTCACTTGAAAGAGATGCACGTCTGCACAGTGGCTGGTTGCAATGCTGCATTCCCCTCTCGCCGAAGCCGAGACAGGTCAGTAAATCTCCATTGGCTGCTCctgctgggggtggagggtgCCAGTTTTCAGTCAAGTTGGACTTCACACTAAAAGAAATCCAACTTAGATGTTTTTGATGCACTGTAAAGATTGTCCACAGTGATCACGTGATAACTAGGCTGCCATGCTCATGAAGGATTGTTGCAGTTGGTGCTTGTGATGATTAAGCATGCAGAATCATGTGCCATCTTACCCGTAATGCACGCCATTTTTCTCTGTGCtctgtgtatacgtgtgtgtatgtgttttcatGCATCTAGGTGTGAATAAGTTAACTATGTACACGGTTCCCTGCTTCCCCGTGAACCTTCACTTAGAAGCCGCAGcttctgttatatatatatttatatatttatatttctgcttTGCCATGTGGCTTTTTAATTAAATCAATATATTATcttcatacacacatatttatccaATATAGAAACAGAAATTTACGGATGGAAAGAACCATAGGTCCAGGACATCGAGACAGCCTGCATCTCCGTAGGTATAACCAGTAATGTTATCATTCCTTACATGAGTATTTAGTGTGTCCTTGAATTCTTTAAGAGTTGTGAAAATATCAGAAGGAAATGGGACAGATGTAATTGTTGATGTGGGAAAATGGTATGGTCATGTGGGTTTCTTTATCTTAACTTCATAATGTCTTTGAGCACATCTCTAAACTATAGTCTCCCATGGGGATTATGCACAGAAGGGGAGGCATGCGTATACTTTGAGGATCAGCACGAATATATTATGTCCAGCTTTAGATGACATCACACTCTTGCTATGTTGTTGCAGCTCTGAAACAGTTGGGCTTAAGCAGAAGCAGATGGTCCTAAACCTACAAGGTTCTTTATTAATCCTCAAGAAAATGCAATATAAATGGAATGTGTCAAGGTGGTCAGTGGCAGGATAGTGCGGTTATCCTGCATTTGTTCAGATAAGGTTGTGAGCAGATCATTTACATAATATACCACCAGCCCAACTCGGGTCACACAGCAGTTAGTTCTTCCCATTATATCAGATGTGGTTTTTGGTTCtacattgtcttttaaaaatattttagagaaaattttatAACATAGTGGAAATCAATGGAAGAAACACATTAAAATTAACTGGAAAGTTTCTACAGAGCCACCATTAGTAAGCAGTAATTCTAGTGCTTGTCAATTGCATAGAGTTCTTTGGCAAAGTAACATTAAAAGTACCACTGAAAAGTAGTGTCCTGTCCCTGGAATATTCTGTTTTGTCTTCATATTTGGAGAtcaatcctttttaaaataaaagtttgaagaatatttttttcctttctactgaGATAAAAGGGGGCCAAtctttgaaaagcaaaatatttaggaaaaataagTAACTTTCTTGTACAACCCAAAACATGCTTTGAGGGGAAaccatttttttaatgattttcccACCCTCATTTACTTTGTTCTGTAAACATGGTTTATAGTCACAACGTTATTTCAGTTCCAAGTTATCATTGACAGTCCCAGGATGCATCAGATAAGATAgctatattttgaataataaaatactGTACCCACCCTCCCCCAAGTTGTGAGtaatattcattcttttaaatttgagatAGTACACTACTAAGAATGAGGTTAAtgcattgcatttttttaaacaaaaataaaagactcaTGAAAACCtgcataaaatatttatggaaatggAGTGTTTGAAGACAAGCCAAAATTTAAACTTAATTGCATGAATTCCTATCACAGTTTTAGTTGGTTTGCTGAAAATATTGCACGTCATAGCACTGGAATAAATAGCCGTGAGACCAAAAGGCTACACACCCAATGTTTGAAGccttcatttatgtaaaattcctAGAAAACGCAAGCGCTCGTATATTTATGTCTTAACACATAGGGAGGCACTGTTGAGGTACTGCTTATTGGTTTGTCTGAGGAAAAACATTTATTGATAGCAGGAAAATATTTCagtcttcatttttattgtagGAATCAGGATTTTAGTGAGTGACTAGCCATATATACGTTTAGACCCGCATCTAGGATGATGAGGATATTCTAGGTGGGAAGAAGAGTACAGATGTGCTCCCGGGATGTTCAGTCACACAGAAGATAGCAAGCTTCAGAAGACAGTTGATGTATTTCATTTGGCTGAAATCACAGTATGCccagtctttttcattttggagctttgtcacataagataaatgaaaaagcaaattgCAAACATTGtagaataaaacttttttttattctcacttgaaattttgctttttaacaatATGCAACTCTTTTGATCTTAGGTTAGAAACACACACGTTCTGACACTTTAATTTTGACAttatattttcttaagaaaagtATTCATCTTGGTTGAGTCTATGACTTGAATTAATATAATGTAATGAGTTTAGCTACACCAAATAACCAGTGATGCCGTTGGGGTGCCTGCCTCTTCCTGCATCTCAGCAGAGTGAACTGTGAAACATAATTGTATTCCT
The nucleotide sequence above comes from Pongo pygmaeus isolate AG05252 chromosome 13, NHGRI_mPonPyg2-v2.0_pri, whole genome shotgun sequence. Encoded proteins:
- the BNC2 gene encoding zinc finger protein basonuclin-2 isoform X22, producing the protein MAHLGPTPPPHSLNYKSEDRLSEQDWPAYFKVPCCGVDTSQIEAIRCTLVNCTCECFQPGKINLRTCDQCKHGWVAHALDKLSTQHLYHPTQVEIVQSNVVFDISSLMLYGTQAVPVRLKILLDRLFSVLKQEEVLHILHGLGWTLRDYVRGYILQDAAGKVLDRWAIMSREEEIITLQQFLRFGETKSIVELMAIQEKEGQAVAVPSSKTDSDIRTFIESNNRTRSPSLLAHLENSNPSSIHHFENIPNSLAFLLPFQYINPVSAPLLGLPPNGLLLEQPGLRLREPSLSTQNEYNESSESEVSPTPYKNDQTPNRNALTSITNVEPKTEPACVSPIQNSAPVSDLTKTEHPKSSFRIHRMRRMGSASRKGRVFCNACGKTFYDKGTLKIHYNAVHLKIKHRCTIEGCNMVFSSLRSRNRHSANPNPRLHMPMLRNNRDKDLIRATSGAATPVIASTKSNLALTSPGRPPMGFTTPPLDPVLQNPLPSQLVFSGLKTVQPVPPFYRSLLTPGEMVSPPTSLPTSPIIPTSGTLEQHPPPPSEPVVPAVMMATHEPSADLAPKKKPRKSSMPVKIEKEIIDTADEFDDEDDDPNDGGAVVSDMSHDNHCHSQEEMSPGMSVKDFSKHNRTRCISRTEIRRADSMTSEDQEPERDYENESESSEPKLGEESMEGDEHIHSEVSEKVLMNSERPDENHSEPSHQDVIKVKEEFTDPTYDMFYMSQYGLYNGGGASMAALHESFTSSLNYGSPQKFSPEGDLCSSPDPKICYVCKKSFKSSYSVKLHYRNVHLKEMHVCTVAGCNAAFPSRRSRDRHSANINLHRKLLTKELDDMGLDSSQPSLSKDLRDEFLVKIYGAQHPMGFDVREDASSPAGTEDSHLNGYGRGMAEDYMVLDLSTTSSLQSSSSIHSSRESDAGSDEGILLDDIDGASDSGESAHKAEAPALPGSLGAEVSGSLMFSSLSGSNGGIMCNICHKMYSNKGTLRVHYKTVHLREMHKCKVPGCNMMFSSVRSRNRHSQNPNLHKNIPFTSVD
- the BNC2 gene encoding zinc finger protein basonuclin-2 isoform X17, with the protein product MSEEAEVDVRERETQRDREPKRARDLTLRDSCTDNSMQFGTRTTTAEPGFMGTWQNADTNLLFRMSQQAIRCTLVNCTCECFQPGKINLRTCDQCKHGWVAHALDKLSTQHLYHPTQVEIVQSNVVFDISSLMLYGTQAVPVRLKILLDRLFSVLKQEEVLHILHGLGWTLRDYVRGYILQDAAGKVLDRWAIMSREEEIITLQQFLRFGETKSIVELMAIQEKEGQAVAVPSSKTDSDIRTFIESNNRTRSPSLLAHLENSNPSSIHHFENIPNSLAFLLPFQYINPVSAPLLGLPPNGLLLEQPGLRLREPSLSTQNEYNESSESEVSPTPYKNDQTPNRNALTSITNVEPKTEPACVSPIQNSAPVSDLTKTEHPKSSFRIHRMRRMGSASRKGRVFCNACGKTFYDKGTLKIHYNAVHLKIKHRCTIEGCNMVFSSLRSRNRHSANPNPRLHMPMLRNNRDKDLIRATSGAATPVIASTKSNLALTSPGRPPMGFTTPPLDPVLQNPLPSQLVFSGLKTVQPVPPFYRSLLTPGEMVSPPTSLPTSPIIPTSGTLEQHPPPPSEPVVPAVMMATHEPSADLAPKKKPRKSSMPVKIEKEIIDTADEFDDEDDDPNDGGAVVSDMSHDNHCHSQEEMSPGMSVKDFSKHNRTRCISRTEIRRADSMTSEDQEPERDYENESESSEPKLGEESMEGDEHIHSEVSEKVLMNSERPDENHSEPSHQDVIKVKEEFTDPTYDMFYMSQYGLYNGGGASMAALHESFTSSLNYGSPQKFSPEGDLCSSPDPKICYVCKKSFKSSYSVKLHYRNVHLKEMHVCTVAGCNAAFPSRRSRDRHSANINLHRKLLTKELDDMGLDSSQPSLSKDLRDEFLVKIYGAQHPMGFDVREDASSPAGTEDSHLNGYGRGMAEDYMVLDLSTTSSLQSSSSIHSSRESDAGSDEGILLDDIDGASDSGESAHKAEAPALPGSLGAEVSGSLMFSSLSGSNGGIMCNICHKMYSNKGTLRVHYKTVHLREMHKCKVPGCNMMFSSVRSRNRHSQNPNLHKNIPFTSVD
- the BNC2 gene encoding zinc finger protein basonuclin-2 isoform X13, whose amino-acid sequence is MSEEAEVDVRERETQRDREPKRARDLTLRDSCTDNSMQFGTRTTTAEPGFMGTWQNADTNLLFRMSQQVPLACTGRVLGADFCPNLEEPDHRLEVQAIRCTLVNCTCECFQPGKINLRTCDQCKHGWVAHALDKLSTQHLYHPTQVEIVQSNVVFDISSLMLYGTQAVPVRLKILLDRLFSVLKQEEVLHILHGLGWTLRDYVRGYILQDAAGKVLDRWAIMSREEEIITLQQFLRFGETKSIVELMAIQEKEGQAVAVPSSKTDSDIRTFIESNNRTRSPSLLAHLENSNPSSIHHFENIPNSLAFLLPFQYINPVSAPLLGLPPNGLLLEQPGLRLREPSLSTQNEYNESSESEVSPTPYKNDQTPNRNALTSITNVEPKTEPACVSPIQNSAPVSDLTKTEHPKSSFRIHRMRRMGSASRKGRVFCNACGKTFYDKGTLKIHYNAVHLKIKHRCTIEGCNMVFSSLRSRNRHSANPNPRLHMPMLRNNRDKDLIRATSGAATPVIASTKSNLALTSPGRPPMGFTTPPLDPVLQNPLPSQLVFSGLKTVQPVPPFYRSLLTPGEMVSPPTSLPTSPIIPTSGTLEQHPPPPSEPVVPAVMMATHEPSADLAPKKKPRKSSMPVKIEKEIIDTADEFDDEDDDPNDGGAVVSDMSHDNHCHSQEEMSPGMSVKDFSKHNRTRCISRTEIRRADSMTSEDQEPERDYENESESSEPKLGEESMEGDEHIHSEVSEKVLMNSERPDENHSEPSHQDVIKVKEEFTDPTYDMFYMSQYGLYNGGGASMAALHESFTSSLNYGSPQKFSPEGDLCSSPDPKICYVCKKSFKSSYSVKLHYRNVHLKEMHVCTVAGCNAAFPSRRSRDRHSANINLHRKLLTKELDDMGLDSSQPSLSKDLRDEFLVKIYGAQHPMGFDVREDASSPAGTEDSHLNGYGRGMAEDYMVLDLSTTSSLQSSSSIHSSRESDAGSDEGILLDDIDGASDSGESAHKAEAPALPGSLGAEVSGSLMFSSLSGSNGGIMCNICHKMYSNKGTLRVHYKTVHLREMHKCKVPGCNMMFSSVRSRNRHSQNPNLHKNIPFTSVD
- the BNC2 gene encoding zinc finger protein basonuclin-2 isoform X2, yielding MTDDVKEPSRFSLLLAHLGPTPPPHSLNYKSEDRLSEQDWPAYFKVPCCGVDTSQIESEEAEVDVRERETQRDREPKRARDLTLRDSCTDNSMQFGTRTTTAEPGFMGTWQNADTNLLFRMSQQVPLACTGRVLGADFCPNLEEPDHRLEVQAIRCTLVNCTCECFQPGKINLRTCDQCKHGWVAHALDKLSTQHLYHPTQVEIVQSNVVFDISSLMLYGTQAVPVRLKILLDRLFSVLKQEEVLHILHGLGWTLRDYVRGYILQDAAGKVLDRWAIMSREEEIITLQQFLRFGETKSIVELMAIQEKEGQAVAVPSSKTDSDIRTFIESNNRTRSPSLLAHLENSNPSSIHHFENIPNSLAFLLPFQYINPVSAPLLGLPPNGLLLEQPGLRLREPSLSTQNEYNESSESEVSPTPYKNDQTPNRNALTSITNVEPKTEPACVSPIQNSAPVSDLTKTEHPKSSFRIHRMRRMGSASRKGRVFCNACGKTFYDKGTLKIHYNAVHLKIKHRCTIEGCNMVFSSLRSRNRHSANPNPRLHMPMLRNNRDKDLIRATSGAATPVIASTKSNLALTSPGRPPMGFTTPPLDPVLQNPLPSQLVFSGLKTVQPVPPFYRSLLTPGEMVSPPTSLPTSPIIPTSGTLEQHPPPPSEPVVPAVMMATHEPSADLAPKKKPRKSSMPVKIEKEIIDTADEFDDEDDDPNDGGAVVSDMSHDNHCHSQEEMSPGMSVKDFSKHNRTRCISRTEIRRADSMTSEDQEPERDYENESESSEPKLGEESMEGDEHIHSEVSEKVLMNSERPDENHSEPSHQDVIKVKEEFTDPTYDMFYMSQYGLYNGGGASMAALHESFTSSLNYGSPQKFSPEGDLCSSPDPKICYVCKKSFKSSYSVKLHYRNVHLKEMHVCTVAGCNAAFPSRRSRDRNRNLRMERTIGPGHRDSLHLRSANINLHRKLLTKELDDMGLDSSQPSLSKDLRDEFLVKIYGAQHPMGFDVREDASSPAGTEDSHLNGYGRGMAEDYMVLDLSTTSSLQSSSSIHSSRESDAGSDEGILLDDIDGASDSGESAHKAEAPALPGSLGAEVSGSLMFSSLSGSNGGIMCNICHKMYSNKGTLRVHYKTVHLREMHKCKVPGCNMMFSSVRSRNRHSQNPNLHKNIPFTSVD
- the BNC2 gene encoding zinc finger protein basonuclin-2 isoform X9, coding for MTDDVKEPSRFSLLLAHLGPTPPPHSLNYKSEDRLSEQDWPAYFKVPCCGVDTSQIESEEAEVDVRERETQRDREPKRARDLTLRDSCTDNSMQFGTRTTTAEPGFMGTWQNADTNLLFRMSQQAIRCTLVNCTCECFQPGKINLRTCDQCKHGWVAHALDKLSTQHLYHPTQVEIVQSNVVFDISSLMLYGTQAVPVRLKILLDRLFSVLKQEEVLHILHGLGWTLRDYVRGYILQDAAGKVLDRWAIMSREEEIITLQQFLRFGETKSIVELMAIQEKEGQAVAVPSSKTDSDIRTFIESNNRTRSPSLLAHLENSNPSSIHHFENIPNSLAFLLPFQYINPVSAPLLGLPPNGLLLEQPGLRLREPSLSTQNEYNESSESEVSPTPYKNDQTPNRNALTSITNVEPKTEPACVSPIQNSAPVSDLTKTEHPKSSFRIHRMRRMGSASRKGRVFCNACGKTFYDKGTLKIHYNAVHLKIKHRCTIEGCNMVFSSLRSRNRHSANPNPRLHMPMLRNNRDKDLIRATSGAATPVIASTKSNLALTSPGRPPMGFTTPPLDPVLQNPLPSQLVFSGLKTVQPVPPFYRSLLTPGEMVSPPTSLPTSPIIPTSGTLEQHPPPPSEPVVPAVMMATHEPSADLAPKKKPRKSSMPVKIEKEIIDTADEFDDEDDDPNDGGAVVSDMSHDNHCHSQEEMSPGMSVKDFSKHNRTRCISRTEIRRADSMTSEDQEPERDYENESESSEPKLGEESMEGDEHIHSEVSEKVLMNSERPDENHSEPSHQDVIKVKEEFTDPTYDMFYMSQYGLYNGGGASMAALHESFTSSLNYGSPQKFSPEGDLCSSPDPKICYVCKKSFKSSYSVKLHYRNVHLKEMHVCTVAGCNAAFPSRRSRDRHSANINLHRKLLTKELDDMGLDSSQPSLSKDLRDEFLVKIYGAQHPMGFDVREDASSPAGTEDSHLNGYGRGMAEDYMVLDLSTTSSLQSSSSIHSSRESDAGSDEGILLDDIDGASDSGESAHKAEAPALPGSLGAEVSGSLMFSSLSGSNGGIMCNICHKMYSNKGTLRVHYKTVHLREMHKCKVPGCNMMFSSVRSRNRHSQNPNLHKNIPFTSVD
- the BNC2 gene encoding zinc finger protein basonuclin-2 isoform X16, with the translated sequence MTDDVKEPSRFSLLLAHLGPTPPPHSLNYKSEDRLSEQDWPAYFKVPCCGVDTSQIEAIRCTLVNCTCECFQPGKINLRTCDQCKHGWVAHALDKLSTQHLYHPTQVEIVQSNVVFDISSLMLYGTQAVPVRLKILLDRLFSVLKQEEVLHILHGLGWTLRDYVRGYILQDAAGKVLDRWAIMSREEEIITLQQFLRFGETKSIVELMAIQEKEGQAVAVPSSKTDSDIRTFIESNNRTRSPSLLAHLENSNPSSIHHFENIPNSLAFLLPFQYINPVSAPLLGLPPNGLLLEQPGLRLREPSLSTQNEYNESSESEVSPTPYKNDQTPNRNALTSITNVEPKTEPACVSPIQNSAPVSDLTKTEHPKSSFRIHRMRRMGSASRKGRVFCNACGKTFYDKGTLKIHYNAVHLKIKHRCTIEGCNMVFSSLRSRNRHSANPNPRLHMPMLRNNRDKDLIRATSGAATPVIASTKSNLALTSPGRPPMGFTTPPLDPVLQNPLPSQLVFSGLKTVQPVPPFYRSLLTPGEMVSPPTSLPTSPIIPTSGTLEQHPPPPSEPVVPAVMMATHEPSADLAPKKKPRKSSMPVKIEKEIIDTADEFDDEDDDPNDGGAVVSDMSHDNHCHSQEEMSPGMSVKDFSKHNRTRCISRTEIRRADSMTSEDQEPERDYENESESSEPKLGEESMEGDEHIHSEVSEKVLMNSERPDENHSEPSHQDVIKVKEEFTDPTYDMFYMSQYGLYNGGGASMAALHESFTSSLNYGSPQKFSPEGDLCSSPDPKICYVCKKSFKSSYSVKLHYRNVHLKEMHVCTVAGCNAAFPSRRSRDRNRNLRMERTIGPGHRDSLHLRRHSANINLHRKLLTKELDDMGLDSSQPSLSKDLRDEFLVKIYGAQHPMGFDVREDASSPAGTEDSHLNGYGRGMAEDYMVLDLSTTSSLQSSSSIHSSRESDAGSDEGILLDDIDGASDSGESAHKAEAPALPGSLGAEVSGSLMFSSLSGSNGGIMCNICHKMYSNKGTLRVHYKTVHLREMHKCKVPGCNMMFSSVRSRNRHSQNPNLHKNIPFTSVD
- the BNC2 gene encoding zinc finger protein basonuclin-2 isoform X5, with translation MTDDVKEPSRFSLLLAHLGPTPPPHSLNYKSEDRLSEQDWPAYFKVPCCGVDTSQIESEEAEVDVRERETQRDREPKRARDLTLRDSCTDNSMQFGTRTTTAEPGFMGTWQNADTNLLFRMSQQVPLACTGRVLGADFCPNLEEPDHRLEVQAIRCTLVNCTCECFQPGKINLRTCDQCKHGWVAHALDKLSTQHLYHPTQVEIVQSNVVFDISSLMLYGTQAVPVRLKILLDRLFSVLKQEEVLHILHGLGWTLRDYVRGYILQDAAGKVLDRWAIMSREEEIITLQQFLRFGETKSIVELMAIQEKEGQAVAVPSSKTDSDIRTFIESNNRTRSPSLLAHLENSNPSSIHHFENIPNSLAFLLPFQYINPVSAPLLGLPPNGLLLEQPGLRLREPSLSTQNEYNESSESEVSPTPYKNDQTPNRNALTSITNVEPKTEPACVSPIQNSAPVSDLTKTEHPKSSFRIHRMRRMGSASRKGRVFCNACGKTFYDKGTLKIHYNAVHLKIKHRCTIEGCNMVFSSLRSRNRHSANPNPRLHMPMLRNNRDKDLIRATSGAATPVIASTKSNLALTSPGRPPMGFTTPPLDPVLQNPLPSQLVFSGLKTVQPVPPFYRSLLTPGEMVSPPTSLPTSPIIPTSGTLEQHPPPPSEPVVPAVMMATHEPSADLAPKKKPRKSSMPVKIEKEIIDTADEFDDEDDDPNDGGAVVSDMSHDNHCHSQEEMSPGMSVKDFSKHNRTRCISRTEIRRADSMTSEDQEPERDYENESESSEPKLGEESMEGDEHIHSEVSEKVLMNSERPDENHSEPSHQDVIKVKEEFTDPTYDMFYMSQYGLYNGGGASMAALHESFTSSLNYGSPQKFSPEGDLCSSPDPKICYVCKKSFKSSYSVKLHYRNVHLKEMHVCTVAGCNAAFPSRRSRDSANINLHRKLLTKELDDMGLDSSQPSLSKDLRDEFLVKIYGAQHPMGFDVREDASSPAGTEDSHLNGYGRGMAEDYMVLDLSTTSSLQSSSSIHSSRESDAGSDEGILLDDIDGASDSGESAHKAEAPALPGSLGAEVSGSLMFSSLSGSNGGIMCNICHKMYSNKGTLRVHYKTVHLREMHKCKVPGCNMMFSSVRSRNRHSQNPNLHKNIPFTSVD
- the BNC2 gene encoding zinc finger protein basonuclin-2 isoform X1, whose amino-acid sequence is MTDDVKEPSRFSLLLAHLGPTPPPHSLNYKSEDRLSEQDWPAYFKVPCCGVDTSQIESEEAEVDVRERETQRDREPKRARDLTLRDSCTDNSMQFGTRTTTAEPGFMGTWQNADTNLLFRMSQQVPLACTGRVLGADFCPNLEEPDHRLEVQAIRCTLVNCTCECFQPGKINLRTCDQCKHGWVAHALDKLSTQHLYHPTQVEIVQSNVVFDISSLMLYGTQAVPVRLKILLDRLFSVLKQEEVLHILHGLGWTLRDYVRGYILQDAAGKVLDRWAIMSREEEIITLQQFLRFGETKSIVELMAIQEKEGQAVAVPSSKTDSDIRTFIESNNRTRSPSLLAHLENSNPSSIHHFENIPNSLAFLLPFQYINPVSAPLLGLPPNGLLLEQPGLRLREPSLSTQNEYNESSESEVSPTPYKNDQTPNRNALTSITNVEPKTEPACVSPIQNSAPVSDLTKTEHPKSSFRIHRMRRMGSASRKGRVFCNACGKTFYDKGTLKIHYNAVHLKIKHRCTIEGCNMVFSSLRSRNRHSANPNPRLHMPMLRNNRDKDLIRATSGAATPVIASTKSNLALTSPGRPPMGFTTPPLDPVLQNPLPSQLVFSGLKTVQPVPPFYRSLLTPGEMVSPPTSLPTSPIIPTSGTLEQHPPPPSEPVVPAVMMATHEPSADLAPKKKPRKSSMPVKIEKEIIDTADEFDDEDDDPNDGGAVVSDMSHDNHCHSQEEMSPGMSVKDFSKHNRTRCISRTEIRRADSMTSEDQEPERDYENESESSEPKLGEESMEGDEHIHSEVSEKVLMNSERPDENHSEPSHQDVIKVKEEFTDPTYDMFYMSQYGLYNGGGASMAALHESFTSSLNYGSPQKFSPEGDLCSSPDPKICYVCKKSFKSSYSVKLHYRNVHLKEMHVCTVAGCNAAFPSRRSRDRNRNLRMERTIGPGHRDSLHLRRHSANINLHRKLLTKELDDMGLDSSQPSLSKDLRDEFLVKIYGAQHPMGFDVREDASSPAGTEDSHLNGYGRGMAEDYMVLDLSTTSSLQSSSSIHSSRESDAGSDEGILLDDIDGASDSGESAHKAEAPALPGSLGAEVSGSLMFSSLSGSNGGIMCNICHKMYSNKGTLRVHYKTVHLREMHKCKVPGCNMMFSSVRSRNRHSQNPNLHKNIPFTSVD
- the BNC2 gene encoding zinc finger protein basonuclin-2 isoform X4, coding for MTDDVKEPSRFSLLLAHLGPTPPPHSLNYKSEDRLSEQDWPAYFKVPCCGVDTSQIESEEAEVDVRERETQRDREPKRARDLTLRDSCTDNSMQFGTRTTTAEPGFMGTWQNADTNLLFRMSQQVPLACTGRVLGADFCPNLEEPDHRLEVQAIRCTLVNCTCECFQPGKINLRTCDQCKHGWVAHALDKLSTQHLYHPTQVEIVQSNVVFDISSLMLYGTQAVPVRLKILLDRLFSVLKQEEVLHILHGLGWTLRDYVRGYILQDAAGKVLDRWAIMSREEEIITLQQFLRFGETKSIVELMAIQEKEGQAVAVPSSKTDSDIRTFIESNNRTRSPSLLAHLENSNPSSIHHFENIPNSLAFLLPFQYINPVSAPLLGLPPNGLLLEQPGLRLREPSLSTQNEYNESSESEVSPTPYKNDQTPNRNALTSITNVEPKTEPACVSPIQNSAPVSDLTKTEHPKSSFRIHRMRRMGSASRKGRVFCNACGKTFYDKGTLKIHYNAVHLKIKHRCTIEGCNMVFSSLRSRNRHSANPNPRLHMPMLRNNRDKDLIRATSGAATPVIASTKSNLALTSPGRPPMGFTTPPLDPVLQNPLPSQLVFSGLKTVQPVPPFYRSLLTPGEMVSPPTSLPTSPIIPTSGTLEQHPPPPSEPVVPAVMMATHEPSADLAPKKKPRKSSMPVKIEKEIIDTADEFDDEDDDPNDGGAVVSDMSHDNHCHSQEEMSPGMSVKDFSKHNRTRCISRTEIRRADSMTSEDQEPERDYENESESSEPKLGEESMEGDEHIHSEVSEKVLMNSERPDENHSEPSHQDVIKVKEEFTDPTYDMFYMSQYGLYNGGGASMAALHESFTSSLNYGSPQKFSPEGDLCSSPDPKICYVCKKSFKSSYSVKLHYRNVHLKEMHVCTVAGCNAAFPSRRSRDRHSANINLHRKLLTKELDDMGLDSSQPSLSKDLRDEFLVKIYGAQHPMGFDVREDASSPAGTEDSHLNGYGRGMAEDYMVLDLSTTSSLQSSSSIHSSRESDAGSDEGILLDDIDGASDSGESAHKAEAPALPGSLGAEVSGSLMFSSLSGSNGGIMCNICHKMYSNKGTLRVHYKTVHLREMHKCKVPGCNMMFSSVRSRNRHSQNPNLHKNIPFTSVD